The following proteins are encoded in a genomic region of Montipora foliosa isolate CH-2021 chromosome 8, ASM3666993v2, whole genome shotgun sequence:
- the LOC137968331 gene encoding neuropeptide SIFamide receptor-like, whose amino-acid sequence MRNLLKFVVTVSTDKSRFLEGKNKMNGTNNDTETKGTSESSSTRQVSGYLSSNAQIALTSAYAVTFLIAFFGNSFGLFVVLKKSSRRVTNCFIANMAIADLSLTITVMPHTVKVIYSGDLWFGGKLGIVTCKMLFYAIPISIVASVLTILFISFERFYVVFFPLREAIFQRPKILSTMIWVLSFALMFPYVFFSDVAFDPVTNGYYCDIGMPSKDLEERYHIFKIFHISLFVIMYALPLFITIIIYTLVCCTLVRRKIPGNMTDSNRAVVEKSRRKVVRLLVVICVVFALCWFPTYVNHFFWFVLPDQQDKLPYVGSFVFFWIGHANSAINPCLYILLNDGYRKALFALLKNLCGQGTNVASTRNPPALVKLDAKTP is encoded by the exons ATGAGGAATTTACTCAAGTTCGTCGTTACTGTCTCAACAGATAAGTCCAGATTCCTTGaaggtaaaaataaaatgaacggCACCAACAacgacacagaaacaaaag GAACAAGCGAATCCAGTTCCACACGACAAGTTTCTGGTTATTTATCATCGAACGCCCAGATTGCTTTGACATCAGCATATGCAGTTACCTTCTTGATAGCCTTTTTTGGCAATTCCTTTGGCTTGTTTGTAGTGTTGAAAAAATCTTCTAGACGTGTAACGAACTGCTTTATAGCAAATATGGCTATTGCAGATCTCTCATTGACTATAACAGTTATGCCACACACAGTCAAAGTTATTTACAGCGGAGACCTTTGGTTTGGAGGAAAATTGGGAATCGTTACTTGCAAAATGCTTTTCTACGCTATTCCTATCTCTATAGTAGCTTCAGTGTTAACAATATTGTTCATTTCCTTCGAGAGATTTTATGTCGTATTCTTTCCTCTTCGAGAAGCAATTTTCCAACGACCAAAGATTCTGTCAACGATGATATGGGTTCTATCGTTTGCATTAATGTTCCCTTACGTGTTTTTTTCTGATGTGGCATTTGATCCGGTCACCAATGGTTACTACTGCGACATTGGTATGCCTAGTAAAGATCTCGAGGAAAGATATCACATATTCAAAATCTTTCACATATCTCTTTTCGTCATAATGTACGCTTTGCCACTCTTCATAACCATCATTATATACACTTTGGTATGCTGTACACTGGTTCGTCGTAAAATTCCAGGCAACATGACCGATAGCAACCGTGCCGTGGTTGAGAAGTCCAGGCGCAAGGTCGTGCGACTATTGGTTGTTATATGCGTTGTTTTCGCGCTGTGCTGGTTTCCAACTTATGTCAATCATTTCTTCTGGTTTGTGCTTCCTGATCAACAGGACAAACTACCATACGTTGGAAGctttgtatttttttggatAGGTCATGCAAACAGCGCTATCAATCCATGTCTGTATATACTTCTAAACGATGGTTATCGTAAGGCCCTTTTTGCGCTTTTAAAAAACTTATGCGGACAGGGAACAAACGTAGCTTCTACGAGAAACCCGCCAGCGCTGGTCAAACTGGACGCGAAAACACCATAA
- the LOC137967455 gene encoding uncharacterized protein, producing the protein MNQESYDALIALSPSARVELAWWLRHTLNANGSPVHLPSPDMIITTDASKKGWGAVHQSFQTNGRWSQKESLQHINYLELKASFLALKTFLKDKSHVSSSLQLDNTTAIAYINNKGGTRSPQLMTLALEMWDWCQERDILLIASHIPGRDNVSADKESREFTDMSEWKLDPIIIQPFLLNCQTDLFASRLTSQLAAYISWRPDPGAIHTDAFTINWATLRGYAFPPFNLISKTLTKVTIDQTELILVAPVWQAQPWWPVLLRLLISQPVLLPNSPTLLTDPTDLNRIHPMYPRLHLAVFHISTNVSKLRAFQQTLPTYSSQQLVPPHTKPTSLVGTVGAAGVLDGKLILFRHL; encoded by the coding sequence ATGAACCAGGAGTCTTACGACGCCTTGATCGCCCTGTCACCGAGTGCCAGAGTAGAACTTGCTTGGTGGTTGAGACACACCCTCAATGCAAACGGCAGTCCTGTACACCTTCCTTCGCCGGATATGATCATCACAACCGACGCCTCCAAGAAAGGTTGGGGTGCAGTGCATCAATCCTTTCAGACCAATGGCAGATGGTCCCAAAAAGAGTCTCTCCAACACATTAATTATCTAGAGCTAAAGGCGTCCTTTTTGGCCTTGAAAACCTTTCTCAAAGACAAGTCTCACGTATCCTCATCTCTGCAACTAGACAACACTACCGCCATTGCTTACATCAACAACAAAGGGGGTACACGTTCCCCCCAACTTATGACTCTGGCATTAGAGATGTGGGATTGGTGTCAGGAAAGAGACATCCTTCTGATAGCTTCTCACATCCCAGGAAGAGACAACGTCTCAGCGGACAAGGAGTCCAGAGAATTCACGGACATGAGCGAGTGGAAGTTGGACCCAATAATTATTCAGCCTTTTCTGCTGAATTGCCAGACCGATCTATTTGCGAGTCGTCTAACCAGTCAACTCGCGGCTTACATCAGCTGGAGACCCGACCCGGGAGCCATCCACACCGACGCCTTCACGATCAACTGGGCTACTCTACGGGGCTATGCCTTCCCCCCCTTCAATCTGATATCGAAAACCCTGACGAAGGTAACAATCGACCAAACGGAACTAATTCTCGTTGCTCCAGTTTGGCAAGCCCAGCCCTGGTGGCCGGTTCTGCTGAGACTTCTAATATCCCAGCCAGTGTTGCTCCCGAACAGTCCAACCCTGTTAACGGACCCGACCGACCTGAACCGCATTCATCCAATGTATCCTCGTCTTCACTTGGCCGTGTTTCACATCTCTACCAACGTTTCCAAGCTGAGGGCATTCCAACAAACGTTGCCGACCTACTCATCGCAGCAACTCGTACCTCCACACACAAAACCTACGAGTCTAGTTGGAACCGTTGGTGCCGCTGGTGTTCTGGACGGCAAATTGATCCTCTTTCGTCATCTATAA